A single window of Rhizobium indicum DNA harbors:
- a CDS encoding GNAT family N-acetyltransferase — MQGELLRVDQSRSPREDQRSSTERLRPERLRTDCPVLLSERLVMRAPHEEDIDALAHLANNAKVATMVSRMPHPYTADDAADFVRRTKNGEIGKCVYAITKAENGAFIGCCGVEPQTDGKTVEIGYWLGEPYWNKGYTTEACHALVDMVFRTRQDVDQIDARCRVMNVASRRVIQKCGFQFQGSGLAASLALGSNVPVEWYRLDRKTWMSLRSWGNIA; from the coding sequence ATGCAAGGCGAATTGTTAAGGGTAGACCAATCACGGTCTCCCCGGGAAGACCAGCGGTCTTCCACGGAGCGGCTGAGGCCGGAACGGTTAAGGACCGATTGCCCTGTCTTGTTATCGGAAAGGCTCGTCATGCGCGCGCCCCACGAAGAAGACATCGACGCCCTTGCCCATCTCGCCAATAACGCCAAAGTCGCCACCATGGTATCGCGTATGCCGCACCCTTATACCGCCGATGATGCTGCCGACTTCGTGCGTCGCACGAAAAATGGCGAGATTGGCAAGTGCGTCTATGCGATCACCAAGGCCGAAAATGGCGCCTTTATCGGCTGCTGCGGTGTGGAGCCGCAGACAGACGGCAAGACCGTCGAGATCGGCTATTGGCTGGGCGAGCCCTATTGGAACAAGGGTTATACGACCGAGGCCTGCCATGCCCTGGTCGATATGGTGTTCAGGACCCGTCAGGACGTCGATCAGATCGACGCCCGTTGCCGGGTAATGAATGTCGCCTCGCGCCGCGTCATCCAGAAGTGCGGCTTCCAGTTCCAGGGTTCGGGGCTCGCCGCCTCGCTGGCGCTCGGCAGCAACGTGCCGGTCGAATGGTACAGGCTCGACCGCAAGACCTGGATGTCTCTCAGAAGCTGGGGGAACATCGCATGA
- the rpmA gene encoding 50S ribosomal protein L27, with protein sequence MAHKKAGGSSRNGRDSQSKRLGVKKFGGEAVIAGNIIVRQRGTEWHPGSNVGLGKDHTIFALTAGNVNYRTKANGRVYVSVMPKAEAAE encoded by the coding sequence ATGGCACACAAAAAAGCTGGCGGTTCATCGCGCAACGGTCGCGATTCTCAGTCCAAGCGCCTTGGCGTGAAGAAGTTCGGCGGCGAAGCCGTCATTGCAGGCAACATCATCGTGCGTCAGCGCGGTACTGAGTGGCATCCGGGTTCCAACGTCGGCCTCGGCAAGGATCACACGATTTTTGCGCTTACCGCCGGCAATGTGAACTACCGAACCAAGGCCAACGGTCGCGTCTACGTGTCTGTCATGCCGAAAGCGGAAGCAGCGGAATAA
- the rplU gene encoding 50S ribosomal protein L21, with amino-acid sequence MFAVIKTGGKQYRVAANDVLTIEKLEATAGDSIEFTEVLVIGEGADAAIGAPFVTGASVKAEVVEQNRGKKVIAFKKRRRQNSKRSRGHRQHHTVVRITDIVAAK; translated from the coding sequence ATGTTCGCAGTCATCAAGACCGGCGGTAAACAGTACCGTGTGGCAGCCAACGACGTGCTGACCATCGAAAAGCTGGAAGCCACCGCTGGCGACTCCATTGAATTCACCGAAGTGCTCGTGATCGGCGAAGGCGCCGACGCTGCGATCGGTGCGCCCTTCGTAACCGGCGCCTCTGTCAAGGCAGAAGTCGTCGAACAGAACCGCGGCAAGAAGGTCATCGCCTTCAAGAAGCGCCGCCGTCAGAATTCGAAGCGTTCGCGGGGCCATCGTCAGCATCACACGGTCGTCCGTATCACGGACATCGTGGCTGCCAAGTAA
- a CDS encoding DUF6538 domain-containing protein, which translates to MSRTTRNHATGIYQFRKRVPEHLIPLLGKREEKVSLGTRDPQEAKIAHARILARTGQVAAVGRGSSFPFPEAGCRHVRGRSVDQGQCPLKDYCRHCFLLVCIARESCLPAVRKTKEK; encoded by the coding sequence ATGTCACGCACGACGCGAAACCACGCAACCGGTATTTATCAATTCCGAAAGCGCGTTCCGGAACATCTGATTCCCCTTCTCGGAAAGCGAGAGGAAAAGGTGAGCCTTGGAACGCGCGATCCTCAAGAAGCCAAGATCGCTCATGCCCGCATTCTAGCCCGCACGGGCCAGGTGGCGGCAGTTGGCCGCGGGAGTAGTTTCCCTTTCCCAGAAGCAGGCTGTCGCCATGTCCGGGGTCGTTCAGTTGACCAAGGACAATGCCCTCTTAAAGATTACTGCCGACATTGTTTCCTCCTAGTATGTATTGCTAGGGAATCGTGCTTGCCGGCGGTCAGGAAAACAAAGGAAAAGTGA
- a CDS encoding DNA cytosine methyltransferase, translated as MKPTTIDLFAGCGGLSLGLGMAGFKTLFGVEAHPDAFATYKHNLLNRRSATHSWPRWLEKKAWYAQDLLVQHQAELLALRGKVDLIAGGPPCQGFSMNGLRRPDDPRSRMVDVYLQYVETLRPRLVLLENVVGFQSMKHRAGGTYRDYVARVLDGLGYDTWCDVLRAADWGVPQRRPRFVLVAAIKGTLRGIDPIQRMRVSRKTFLKARGLGPGETGAKAAISDLEETDGLHLDAEWGHRGFKTLRRAATSSSPFQQLMRIRSPAQPTDMRLPRHTEAAAQRMKNILDNCERGVCLRPEDRMRLGIKKRSTTPLDPNVPSPTIGTLPDDFIHYSEPRAMTVREHARLQSFPDWFSFQGPYTTGGPQRKDACPRFTQVGNAVPPLLAEALGEMLLGLLRHREMNEIVHFAEGVDVRCKNPSDFREVPDTDLIASL; from the coding sequence ATGAAACCAACAACTATCGACCTTTTCGCCGGATGCGGCGGCCTTTCGCTTGGGTTGGGGATGGCCGGTTTCAAGACCCTGTTTGGCGTCGAGGCCCATCCTGATGCATTTGCAACCTACAAGCATAATCTACTGAATAGGCGCTCCGCCACCCACAGCTGGCCCAGATGGCTAGAGAAAAAGGCCTGGTATGCACAGGACCTTTTGGTACAACATCAAGCCGAACTCCTTGCCCTTCGCGGAAAGGTGGACCTGATCGCTGGCGGACCGCCATGCCAGGGTTTCAGCATGAACGGCCTGCGTCGTCCGGATGATCCCCGAAGCCGGATGGTCGACGTCTATCTTCAGTATGTTGAAACCCTACGGCCTCGCCTCGTCTTGCTGGAAAATGTTGTCGGCTTTCAGTCGATGAAACATCGAGCTGGCGGGACCTACCGCGACTACGTGGCCCGGGTGTTGGATGGTCTCGGGTATGATACGTGGTGCGATGTCTTACGGGCGGCGGACTGGGGTGTTCCGCAGCGACGGCCGCGGTTTGTCCTAGTTGCCGCCATCAAGGGGACGCTGCGCGGGATTGATCCAATTCAGCGAATGCGCGTCAGCCGAAAGACTTTCCTCAAGGCAAGAGGGCTTGGTCCGGGGGAAACGGGTGCGAAGGCTGCGATCTCGGACCTTGAAGAAACTGATGGATTGCACCTCGATGCCGAGTGGGGCCATCGCGGGTTCAAGACCTTGCGGCGCGCAGCTACGTCGTCTAGCCCTTTTCAGCAACTGATGAGGATTCGAAGTCCCGCCCAGCCGACCGACATGCGTCTGCCGCGCCATACTGAGGCAGCCGCTCAGCGCATGAAAAACATTCTCGATAACTGCGAGCGTGGTGTGTGTTTGCGACCAGAGGACAGGATGCGCCTCGGTATCAAGAAGCGGTCAACCACGCCGCTCGATCCGAACGTACCGTCTCCGACGATTGGGACGCTGCCTGACGACTTCATCCACTACTCTGAGCCAAGGGCAATGACTGTCCGCGAACATGCGCGCCTGCAGTCATTCCCGGATTGGTTCTCATTTCAAGGCCCCTACACAACGGGCGGACCACAACGAAAGGACGCCTGTCCACGTTTCACTCAGGTCGGGAACGCTGTACCTCCGCTTTTGGCCGAAGCGCTTGGCGAAATGCTGCTAGGCTTGTTGCGGCACCGTGAAATGAATGAGATCGTTCATTTCGCGGAGGGCGTCGATGTGCGCTGCAAAAACCCTTCGGATTTCCGGGAAGTCCCCGACACCGATCTCATCGCTTCCCTGTAG
- a CDS encoding sensor histidine kinase, whose product MGTETFRISSYLKDIIGRDLVTNEFVAIFELVKNSFDAKAKKVDIEFDPGERTITIVDDGIGMSQKDIRDKWLFVAYSEKALVDPDTYRDKIKPAGQFAGSKGIGRFACDTLGQQLKLYSRVEGSKSISRLEIDWTKFEASSTDEFQDVQVNLDTVRAFPSVANAKAPAANGTVLVIRNTRQEWNADRIRRLRKDLAKLIDPFGTTTHVKVQTWLLDGSTEQIEGVDGPVGNDVAGLLQEKTSRIEVVIEGGTIASTLFDRGRKIYAIREPSPLSDLSDCRVEGHIYFLNRSAKHTFTVRMGVRPIEFGSIFLFLNRFRIFPIGEEFDDTFGLNRRKQQGQSRYLGTRDIIGRVDVTAPPKMFREVSSRDAGLVEDARSRALFEAIRRYMIFRLERYVVGVNWADARDQERDTSEGLETDRARERVLSVIGTLARTKDVEILYYDKELVRVSDDPDQVTDAALKAMSEVAESRGDNSLLRQVEDARRRIEELRASREEAREIAQRAIEERQRADAIIERLEQQAAFLGRSQDVDVERVQLLMHQAIIHSGHIRAAVSNAAHEIRNVLSGATLPEEFELEDVGDVEDIFASIRQSARRVSVSLAEASLSGDRLRTVLSFAPNIRVDLETDEVRGDLMKFLKEYFEVRLAEVPGMPHATFDASGLSLHREFSPVDVAVIVDNLQDNARKAKASKLEFKAAKKGQNGVVIRVSDDGLGIDQRKVDPAKIFERGYTGSATGTGLGLYSIRQIIQKMGGTIELVGDGSRADFDIAIFGDKHES is encoded by the coding sequence ATGGGGACAGAGACTTTTCGAATCAGCTCGTATCTAAAAGATATTATTGGTCGCGACCTCGTGACCAATGAGTTTGTCGCAATATTCGAACTTGTTAAGAATTCGTTCGATGCAAAAGCAAAGAAGGTCGACATTGAGTTCGATCCTGGCGAACGAACAATTACGATTGTCGATGACGGTATCGGAATGTCCCAAAAGGATATTCGCGATAAATGGCTGTTCGTTGCGTACTCAGAAAAGGCTCTTGTTGACCCCGATACTTACCGGGACAAAATCAAGCCAGCTGGCCAGTTTGCCGGTAGCAAAGGCATCGGCAGATTCGCTTGTGATACCCTCGGGCAGCAATTGAAGCTATACAGCCGAGTGGAAGGCAGCAAGTCCATATCAAGATTGGAAATTGATTGGACGAAATTCGAAGCAAGCAGCACCGACGAATTTCAAGACGTTCAGGTGAACCTTGACACCGTTAGGGCTTTCCCTTCCGTTGCAAATGCCAAAGCGCCTGCCGCGAATGGTACTGTCCTGGTAATCAGGAACACGCGTCAGGAATGGAATGCGGATCGGATTCGGCGACTGCGCAAAGACCTAGCAAAGCTGATCGATCCGTTTGGGACCACCACCCATGTGAAAGTCCAAACGTGGCTGCTAGATGGCTCCACTGAGCAGATAGAAGGCGTGGACGGGCCGGTTGGCAATGACGTCGCTGGACTGCTGCAGGAAAAAACAAGTCGAATCGAGGTCGTGATAGAAGGCGGCACGATCGCGAGCACCCTTTTTGACCGTGGCAGGAAGATTTACGCCATACGTGAGCCGTCGCCATTAAGCGACCTAAGTGATTGCCGCGTTGAAGGACACATCTACTTCCTGAACAGGTCTGCGAAACATACGTTTACTGTTCGCATGGGAGTGCGACCAATTGAGTTTGGAAGCATATTTCTATTCCTCAATCGGTTCCGAATTTTTCCGATAGGGGAAGAATTTGACGATACCTTCGGGCTAAACCGAAGGAAGCAACAAGGGCAATCTCGCTACCTTGGAACCCGCGATATCATCGGTCGGGTTGACGTCACGGCCCCTCCAAAGATGTTCCGCGAAGTGTCGAGCCGTGACGCCGGACTTGTCGAGGACGCCCGAAGTCGCGCCCTGTTCGAGGCAATCCGGAGGTACATGATCTTTCGGCTCGAAAGATATGTCGTCGGCGTGAATTGGGCGGACGCACGCGATCAGGAACGCGATACATCTGAGGGTCTTGAGACAGATAGGGCGCGGGAACGGGTTCTGTCTGTCATTGGTACACTGGCTCGAACCAAAGACGTTGAAATCCTATACTACGACAAAGAATTGGTCAGGGTGTCCGACGATCCCGATCAGGTGACGGACGCGGCGCTCAAGGCGATGTCCGAGGTCGCAGAGAGCAGGGGAGATAACTCGCTCCTGCGGCAGGTGGAAGACGCGCGTAGGCGGATCGAGGAACTTCGGGCTTCGAGAGAAGAGGCGAGAGAGATTGCGCAGCGCGCCATTGAGGAACGGCAGCGAGCCGACGCCATAATCGAGCGACTGGAACAACAAGCCGCGTTTCTTGGACGGAGCCAGGATGTAGATGTCGAGCGTGTCCAACTACTGATGCACCAAGCCATCATTCATTCTGGTCATATTCGCGCAGCGGTCTCAAACGCTGCGCATGAAATCAGGAATGTACTTTCCGGTGCCACACTCCCCGAAGAGTTTGAGTTGGAAGATGTAGGAGATGTGGAGGACATTTTCGCCTCGATCCGACAATCAGCTCGTCGAGTTTCGGTATCCCTAGCAGAAGCGAGTCTTTCAGGCGATAGGCTGCGAACCGTGCTTTCCTTCGCTCCGAATATCCGAGTGGATTTGGAGACTGACGAAGTGCGTGGCGATCTAATGAAATTCCTCAAGGAGTACTTCGAGGTACGCCTGGCAGAAGTTCCGGGGATGCCGCATGCCACCTTCGACGCGTCGGGCTTGTCACTTCACCGCGAGTTCTCACCGGTCGATGTCGCGGTCATTGTCGATAACCTTCAAGACAATGCCCGGAAGGCGAAGGCCAGCAAGCTCGAATTCAAGGCTGCAAAAAAGGGACAGAATGGCGTCGTCATCAGAGTTTCGGACGATGGCTTAGGCATTGATCAACGAAAAGTCGATCCCGCCAAGATATTTGAACGCGGCTACACTGGGTCGGCCACAGGGACAGGACTGGGTTTATACAGCATCCGTCAAATCATCCAGAAGATGGGTGGTACGATCGAACTTGTTGGTGATGGCAGCCGCGCTGATTTCGATATTGCTATTTTTGGGGATAAACATGAATCTTGA